In a single window of the Montipora capricornis isolate CH-2021 chromosome 11, ASM3666992v2, whole genome shotgun sequence genome:
- the LOC138024572 gene encoding uncharacterized protein — MEWSEKNCMSSNSKKCKELVIRKKSVTNLFTPVFGIPQTCQLSVLGLILQDNCRFDCHVHVKLIKANKCLFILRSLRKEGYSQAELDHLFSSIVLPTITYGLPVYGASEAELTAMQCFLDRCYKRKYTSKSFSIKHLLEKQDRKVFSKVSGVDRHPLRGLLPRKKVSTYNLRNRTSQYPKVNTDRFKNSYINRLIFKYNLAM; from the coding sequence ATGGAATGGTCAGAGAAGAACTGTATGTCTAGTAATAGcaaaaaatgtaaggagctaGTTATTAGAAAGAAAAGCGTTACGAATCTGTTTACGCCAGTTTTCGGCATTCCACAAACTTGTCAACTTTCTGTCCTTGGGTTAATATTACAAGATAATTGCCGATTTGATTGTCATGTGCATGTGAAGTTGATTAAGGCGAATAAGTGCttatttatattaagatccttacgtaaggaaggttattctcaggcGGAGTTAGATCACTTGTTTTCAAGTATTGTGCTTCCTACCATTACTTATGGGTTGCCGGTATATGGTGCTTCTGAGGCGGAGCTGACAGCAATGCAATGTTTTCTAGATAGATGTTACAAACGTAAATATACTTCTAAATCTTTTTCGATCAAGCACCTTCTAGAAAAGCAGGATAGAAAAGTATTTAGTAAGGTATCTGGCGTAGACCGACACCCTCTAAGGGGACTACTACCCAGGAAGAAAGTATCGacttacaatttaaggaatcgaACAAGTCAGTATCCGAAAGTTAATACAGATAGATTCAAAAACTCTTACATTAAtcgcttaatttttaaatacaatttagctatgtga